The genomic stretch AACCGAGAAGGGCAAATTGAATCTGGATCTGCATTACGACATCAAGGGAAGCCAGCTGCAAAGCGAAAACAAGGTCTTTCTCGACCAGTTCACTCTGGGCGAGCGCGTGGATAGCCCTGATGCCACCAGTCTGCCGGTCAATCTGGCCATCGCCCTGCTGAAAAACCGCAGCGGTGAAATCAGCCTGGACATCCCCGTGCAGGGAGACCTTGACGATCCCGAGTTCAGCGTTGGCAGCGTGATCCTGCAGGTAATCGTCAATCTCCTGACTAAGGCGGCCACCAGTCCTTTTGCGCTGCTCGGCAGCCTCATTCCTGCCGGCGAGGATTTGCAGTACATTCCCTTTGAACCGGGAGCAGCCAGCCTCGGGCCGGCTGCTTTAGATAAACTGCCGCTGGTCGCCAAGGTCTTAAGCGAAAGGCCGGGTCTGAAGATGGATCTTGCCGGACAGGTCGACATGCAAAGCGACAGCGAGGCTTTAGCCAGAAAAAAACTGCTTGATCGCCTTAAACTGGAGAAACTCAAATCGACCCGCGTAAACGAAAGCAAATCATCTGAACAGGATATTCCGCTCAGTCCAGAAGAATATGCTTTTTATCTGGAGCGGCTCTATCGGCAAACCCTGAAGGAGTCGCCTGGAAAAGTGCCGACAGAGCAAAGTTCATCGCCTGCGGCTGATGCGGCAGAAGCCCAAAAACGGATGGAAGACTTCTTGCTCAACGCCACCGAGGTGTCCGACGAGGACCTGCGCCTTCTGGCCATAGAAAGAGCGAACAGTACCCTGGAACATCTGACCGACACCGGACAGGTGGACCCGGGACGTCTTTTTGTCATTGAGCCCCAGATAGCTTCAGAAGAGGAGAACAAGGCGGACGGTCAGGCGGCGGTCAAGCTTCTGATCAAATAGTACTGATCCGCATAACAATTCAGAATCACTAAAAAAGCCGCCCTGATAGGGGCGGCTTTTTTAGTGATTCTTGTTGTCAAAGGCGGCTTATTTCGGATCCCAGCAGTCAGCAGCCTTGGACGAAAAAACATCTGAAGCGTTCAGCACGACGAATTCTTTGATCTTTTCCAAGTTACGATCGCCGATATTCTGCCAGGCTTCTGTGTGGTTTTGTTTGGGCTCAGACTCAAAGAAAGCGCGCCATTCGTCGGCCTTCCGACTCTGGGGTGTCAAAGCAACGGAGCGCCCATCCGTACCGTGACAGGTGCGGCATTCCTTACGGAAAAGATATCGGCCGCGGCCACCGGCATCGGATGCGGCCAAAACCGGGGCCGCAAGAACAAACAGACCCAGAAGCAGCGCGGTCATTTTCATTACGCGTTTCATCAACAATCCTCCTTCAACGTTTTAATTCGTAGAACTCGGCGCCATCCTCAAATGGACGGTGTCCGACCGGAAAACTCCGGAAGTTTGCCGTAGAATGACCGGCTCACAATATCTATATTTTGCAATTAATTCAAGACTTATCTTGCGCAAAGATTTTGGAGGGGATCAAAAGAGGATAAACAGAC from Desulfuromonas sp. KJ2020 encodes the following:
- a CDS encoding cytochrome c gives rise to the protein MKRVMKMTALLLGLFVLAAPVLAASDAGGRGRYLFRKECRTCHGTDGRSVALTPQSRKADEWRAFFESEPKQNHTEAWQNIGDRNLEKIKEFVVLNASDVFSSKAADCWDPK